From a region of the Candidatus Woesearchaeota archaeon genome:
- a CDS encoding M23 family metallopeptidase, with product MSLGNGNNNKMARRERVKERTIKPRRELSDLIYGNWEALHYAIGSLIPATMYALGLKIMETPSPELSEGEAVAAGLAGSFALRYASIAVDFLIPEIQRESYIRKNQREIVQKVARTASAITAGTLLAYVTDAPFLYTTILSIASFMTGKTAAEKMPEMKYSTTIPAGMLLLGSCLHLSLTGVASTTTLIKENITEGKDEATRVEAEPQVEYTAKPPFRIWPAQYDTRLVNSCFGYRGEHVARGKGSKHHGGIDIQAPWHTPVLSVGNGVVIDVDAKRWGSVTIEHGDGITTQYLHMDEVLVKEGDQITAGTQIGLSGGKGPKGKTLSSLRHLHFCSPSYEIKKLVLS from the coding sequence GTAAAAGAAAGAACAATAAAACCGAGACGAGAGTTAAGTGATCTCATCTACGGAAATTGGGAAGCACTGCATTATGCTATTGGATCACTCATCCCTGCAACAATGTATGCGCTGGGTCTTAAAATTATGGAGACTCCATCTCCAGAGCTCTCAGAAGGAGAAGCAGTTGCAGCAGGACTTGCGGGAAGCTTTGCGCTTCGCTATGCAAGCATAGCTGTAGATTTCTTAATCCCCGAGATACAAAGAGAAAGTTACATAAGAAAAAATCAGCGAGAGATTGTCCAAAAAGTTGCGCGAACAGCGAGTGCGATAACTGCAGGAACTCTCCTTGCTTATGTCACTGATGCGCCTTTTCTCTACACAACAATATTATCCATTGCTTCTTTTATGACAGGAAAAACAGCAGCGGAAAAAATGCCAGAAATGAAATATAGCACGACAATTCCTGCGGGAATGCTTCTTCTTGGAAGTTGTCTGCATCTCAGTTTAACAGGAGTTGCAAGCACAACGACACTCATAAAAGAAAATATTACTGAAGGAAAAGATGAAGCAACGCGTGTTGAAGCAGAACCACAAGTAGAGTACACTGCAAAACCACCGTTTAGGATATGGCCTGCGCAATATGATACGAGACTCGTGAATTCTTGTTTTGGATATCGTGGAGAGCATGTTGCGCGAGGGAAAGGATCAAAGCATCATGGAGGTATAGATATTCAAGCGCCATGGCACACCCCTGTCCTGAGTGTAGGGAATGGTGTCGTTATAGATGTAGATGCAAAAAGATGGGGCAGTGTCACGATTGAGCATGGTGATGGAATTACAACGCAATATCTTCACATGGATGAAGTACTTGTTAAAGAAGGAGATCAAATTACTGCGGGAACACAAATAGGGCTTTCAGGAGGAAAAGGACCTAAAGGAAAGACATTGTCATCTCTTCGTCATCTGCATTTTTGCTCTCCATCTTATGAGATCAAGAAGCTTGTTCTGTCCTAA